In the Cylindrospermopsis raciborskii Cr2010 genome, AAAAACCGTGGAAGGGGCGATTTTTGGTATGGTGGGTAGTCTGGTCTTAGCTTTGTGGGGGTCATATTTTCTCAATTTGCCTTATTTCTTCCTGACTGGTCTAACATTGGGTTTATTAATTGGGATTGCCAGTTTGTTAGGAGATTTGACCGAATCTTTACTTAAAAGAGATGCAGGGGTAAAAGATTCTGGACAGTTGATCCCCGGGCATGGTGGAATATTAGACCGCACTGACAGTTATATTTTTACCGCTCCCCTGGTTTATTATTTTATCACCCTAATATTACCCCTAATTGATTAACACAAGTGTCAGTATGGTTTCATGGATTGACATTAATCTTTCCTCGACAGGAAATCTGTCCCGATTCCAGACTCAATTCCTCTAAATCTACATCTGAACCCAGATGTAAAAGTTCTTCAATATGATCAATCTCACCTTCTGCAGCTTGACATGGACTATAGATGTCTTTATACAGTGTTAATTTTATTTCTTGCCCACTCACCAGTTGTAATTTGACGCGAACCCCTAAAGACTCAGACTTTCCAGCACTTTGAGCCACACCTTGGAGTATAAAACCCTGGGTATGGAGTGCAATTTCATTCCAGAAAATAGACTGGTATTTTTTGCCAAGTTCTGGTATTGTTTTAAGTACCGTCTCTTTGATAGCATGAGAAAGTAGCGGAGAAGGGAGGGAACTATTTAGTTCCACCTCGTTGATAAGTAGTTCACCAAACACGGGCACTACTGACAACAGTCGTAATGGTTGGCCTCGGATCACAGAGCCAAGGTTAACATGTATTTCCTGAGCTGTAAGTTGAACACGGGTAATATGAATACCCTGGTAAACTGCCTTAGTCGCCAAAATGGAGACTTTGGGGATACGCCCAGAAAGCAACTGCTGATCGTCTGTATCAACCTTAATCTCTAGCTCGGAAACCTCACTTAACTGAGATCTTAACCAAAGCTTAATTGCTGCATTAAGAATCTTAGTTATTATTCGGGTCTTACTACTTTTTTCTCCCTGAAAGGTTCGTTTTGTCATCTCGACAACCTTATTTTCCACTGTACATACTTATCTTATCAATTAGGAGGCACACTAAATTTAAATTGTTCCATGGAAACAAGGGTACAAAAAATTATTTCTCAATGGGGTATAGCCTCCCGTCGCGAAGCTGAAGAGATGATTGGACAATCACGAGTGCGGATCAATGGAATTTTGGCGCGCTTGGGTCAAAAGGTCGATCCTAGAGTGGATATAATCTCCATTGATGGTAAACCCTTAATACAGGGTAATCGTCCAGCTTTAGTGTATTTACTATTAAACAAACCCACAGGAGTGGTTTCCACCTGTAATGATCCTCAAGGTAGAACAACAGTTTTAGATCTGTTACCGGCAAAATTACGCCAGGGTACTGGTATTCATCCTGTCGGAAGGTTAGACGCTGATTCTACTGGGGCATTAATCTTAACCAATGATGGAGATCTAACATTTGCTCTTACTCATCCTAGTCATGATATTCCCAAAACCTATCATGTTGTAGTGGAAGGACATCCGCCAACAAACGTTCTGAGGATGTGGAGTCAGGGAGTAATGTTAGACGGGAGGAAAACACGAACTGCCCAAGTTAAATTAATCGAACAGGGGGTCACCCAAAGTAAACTGGAGATTATTTTACAGGAGGGAAGAAACCGTCAGATTCGTCGTGTGGCTCAACAGTTGGGATATCCAGTTGTGCACCTTGATCGCAGAGCAATAGGGACAATCCAACTGCAAAATTCACAGGGTAAATTTATTGATACTGGTAAGTATCGTCATCTTATAACCAGCGAGATTATTTTATTACAGCATCTGATCCACCGGATACGAAATTGAGTTAACTTGTAATTGGAATCGGGTAGGGAGTGATTAAGGAACGGGGAGTATGTTGAAAATTACGAAATGGTTAAGGTTGCCTAAAAGGGCCGACAAACCAAAAAACCTCTCAATAGAAGAGCAACAGTTACAAAAACTTTTGGAGTTGGGGAGTCAGTTAGCAGCTTTACGTCAGGAAAAGGGGTTGTCTATAAATGAAGTGGTTTTGACTACGAGAATTCCCGGTCGTTTGCTCACTGCAATTGAGGCAGGAGACTTGTCAAGTCTCCCCGAACCTGTTTATATTCAGGGTTTAATCAGACAATTTGCTAATGCACTGAGTTTAAATGGAGTGGAGTTAGCCAGTAGTTTCCCCACGGGGTCACCAAAATTAGTTTTTAAACCTAGATATGGATATAGAAATCGGGTTTTCTTAGAATTGCGTCCTTTCCATCTTTATTTGCTTTACATATTTGTCATAGTTTGTTCGGTAACTGGTCTATCTCAATCCCTAACTCAAAATATAGAAGCTAAAGGAAACGACAATGAACCTCGCCTACAAGCTAGTACCGATATGTCTGATAAAAAATCCCCTACTAAAATGGTAACAGTGCGTCCAATGGTCACTTTGGTTAGTGACAGGACTGATGCCAAGAATAATCTTGTCCAGGTTCGTATTTTTGTCAATTCGCAGGCTTGGATCCGTGTTGTGTCCGATAGCAAAACGAAATTTGAAGGAGTTTTGACCAAGGGATCCCAAAGGGATTGGGAAGCTACTGGGGAACTCATAGTCAAAACAAATAATGCTGGAGGTGTGGTAATGAAGGTCAATCAGGAAGAACCTAAACAAATGGGAAAACCAGGGAGATCTGGTGAAATTAGAATTGCATCTAAAAACCTTCAATTTTGATGGTTATTGGGGGGTGCACACCTACCACCCTAATCAACTCTCACCCCCAGGAGCCAAATCAGGAAGTTTTGGGAGATCGACCACAAAGTTGAGTGATGGTCTTGAGACGATTGCTCAGTTCTTGACTTAGCACACTTTCTTCATAACGCCATTCCCAGTTACCTTCTGTTGTACCCGGGTAGTTCATTCTGGACTCCGTTCCCAACCCCAAAATATCCTGTAGGGGAATGATTGCCTGATTAGCAACGGATATCAAAGCTAGTCGGATCAAGTCCCAGTTAATTCCATCACTACTAACACCACCTAAGTATAATAACAGGTTTTGCTTTTCGTAGTCGTTGGCAGTGTTAAACCAGCCAACAGTCGTGTCATTATCATGGGTACCAGTATAGACCACAGCATTTCTGGGATAGTTAAAGGGTAGAAATGGATTGCCAGGATCGGAACCGAAGGCAAATTGTAATACCTTCATTCCAGGAAACTCAAATTCATCTCTTAGCGCCTCTACCTCTGGGGTGATAATTCCCAGATCTTCAGCTAGAATTGGCAATTTGCCAAGTCTTTGTTTAACTAGGGCAAAAAACTCTTTTCCAGGTGCTTTTATCCACTCCCCATTAATGGCAGTTTCTTCTCCTTGGGGAACAGCCCAATAGGCTTCAAAACCCCGAAAGTGGTCAATGCGGATTATATCCACATAATCTAGTATGGCTTCAAAACGTTGTACCCACCATGCAAAATCCTGCTTTTCTAATTCCTCCCAGTTGTACACCGGATTTCCCCACAATTGACCAGTGGCGCTAAAATAGTCTGGTGGCACCCCGGCCATTAGATCCACCGCTCCCGTCTTTGTATCTAAGGCAAAAAACTCGGGATTTGCCCACACGTCAGCACTATCATGAGCTACATAAATGGGTATATCCCCAATAATACCTATTCCCCGTTCGTTGGCGTACTCTTTGAGTTCTGACCACTGACGAAAAAACTCATATTGAATAAATTTGTAATAGAATATTTGTTCTGCTAAATCTTGCTCAATCTTGCTTATTGCTTCTGGCTCCCGCTTAGCTAGTTCTAATGGCCAATTGTACCAGCCTTCTCCCTCTTGAGCATCTTTGATAGACATAAACAAGGCATAATTGTTTAACCAATAACCTTTGCTCTGGCAAAATTGATCAAATGCCGTCCTTTGGTGACTATTAGCACTTCTTTGAAAATTATCGCATGCCCGCTGAAGCAAATTGATTTTTTGGGGGATCACTTGTGCAAAATCTACTTTATCAGCAGTAAATTGGGGTAAATCAGCAAAGTCAGCCTCACATAACAAACCCTCATTTACTAGCTTGTCTGGACTAATTAGTAAGTGATTCCCCGCCATGGCAGAATAGCACATGTAAGGAGAACTACCATAGCCCGTGGGACCTAGGGGTAAAACTTGCCAATACTGCTGATAGCTCTCTTTCAGAAAATCAATAAAACGATAGGCTTCCAACCCCAGGTCACCAATCCCGAAGCGACTGGGAAAACAACTGGGATGAAGTAAAATTCCACTGGATCTTGGAAAGGGCATAGTTTGGGGGAGAAAAACAGATGGCGGTTAACAGGAAACAATGCTACATTGAATTCGCACTCTAAATTCGATTGAACTTTCAAAACATCTTAATTCTTAACAATCAATAATCTGCTCTTTCCATATATTGACCTTCTACTAGAAAGGTACCCTGGCTAAAATGCACTACCCAATATCCCCCCGGTCGCAGGTCAATAACTGTACCTTCTTCCTGCATGCTAACTACATCCGGAGGACGTAACATGGGCATGGGATCAGCAGTTTTGATATAGGGGGGTAGGGTAACTAAACGAACTCTACTGCCAATAAAAAATTCTCTAGACATGGGAAATAAAAGGTAATTAGTCCTGCAGGATGGCAAAAGGCGATCGCCATGAACTATTCTAATATATAGTCGCTTTTAAATTATTTTCGTGACCAGAGAACGGGAACCCTTAATTAGTTTAGCACTTTACCACGCTTTCAAATGGTCGGTGGTTAGCCCCATGTTACACGCTTACTTTGGGGGCAAAATCTATGGGGTGGAAAATGTTCCCCAAACCGGTGGGTTGGTGATCGTCAGTAACCACGCCAGTTACTTTGACCCTCCCATAGTTTCTAATTGTGTATGTCGTCCTGTAGCATACATGGCCAAAGAGGAATTATTCAAAATTCCTGTTTTAGCCCAGGCTATTAAATTATATGGTGCCTATCCAGTGAGTCGCGGTACAGCAGATAGAGGAGCAATTAGATACGCTCTGGAATATTTAGAAAATGATTGGGCAGTGGGAGTATTTTTAGAAGGAACTAGAACCAGTGATGGGCGTATTCATGACCCTAAACGAGGCGCCGCACTACTAGCTGCTAAAGCCAAGGTTCCCCTATTACCGGTGAGTTTGTGGGGAAGTGAAAAAATCGTCCAACCGGGTACACCTATTCCCCGCAAGGTTCCCTTAACTATTAGAATTGGTAAATTGATTGCAACTCCTAGTTCCACAAGTAAGGAGGAATTGGAAGCAGTTACTCGTCAATGTGCGGAAGCTATAAATAGGTTACATGACTTGGGTAGGTAGGCAAATTATGTCAGATTTAAAAGAAAAGCTAACAGAGAACCTAGATGAAGCAGAATGGGAATGGTTAGTCCCCCATGCGCAAAGAGATGCTATCATTGTGGTAGCATCGGGATTAGACCTATTAGATGTGGGAGAGGCGATCGCCAGTGATAATACCCAGTCTGTTGGGGTGTGGATTGATGAACAATTAATTAGCAAGCCTTCTCCCATACAGTTAGGAGATTGGAATGGGAATCCCACTAAAAGATTTAATGCGTTAATTATAGAACCTTATGTTTTAATACAGGAGAAATGAGTTGATGGTTATCAATAACCCGCCATTAACACCATTAAATCAATTTGCTTTTTCTCATATTCCCGTTCTGGGCGAGGAATTAATTAGGGGTTTAACTATCCAAGCGGGTGGCAATTATTTGGATTTAACCGTGGGTGGTGGTGGACACTCTCGGTTAATATTACAAGCTGCTGACAACACTAAGGTGATGGCGGTTGACCAGGATTTAGACGCTCTGAAAGCAGCAAAAATCAATTTATCTGAGTTTGGAGATCGTGTTGATTTTCTACACACTAATTTTGCTAATTTTCCCTTCCCTCCCAATACTTATGATGGAATTTTGGCAGATTTGGGAGTTAGTTCCTATCATTTGGATAATCCAGTAAGGGGGTTTAGTTTTAGAAATACTGCTAATCTGGATATGCGCATGAATCAGCAACAATCTCTCACCGCTGCTGATATAGTTAATGGGTGGGATGAACAAGAACTGACCCATATTTTCTTTCACTACGGTGAAGAAAGACTTTCTCGAAAAATAGCTAGGCGCATCATCGAGAACCGCCCTTTTTCTACCACCACAGAACTAGCAGAATCCATCAGCTCCTGTGTTCCACCTAAATATCGCTATGGTAGAATCCACCCAGCAACCCGTGTGTTTCAAGCTCTACGTCTAGCAGTGAATGATGAGTTACAAGTCCTGGAAACTTTGCTTCACAAAGCACCACCCTCCCTAGTTCCTGGAGGAAAAATAGCTCTTATTAGTTTTCATAGCTTGGAGGATAGAATTGTCAAACACGGGTTACGGAACTCTGACCTATTAACGGTGATGACTAAGAAACCAATTACAGCCACAGAGTCCGAAATTCAACACAATCCCCGCTCCCGCTCAGCCAAGTTGAGAATAGCACAAAAAGTTGCTTTTTAGTTTTTAAAAACTAAAAACCCATGATTAGTTGACCACAACGCCGTTTTACCTAAGTTTATGACCTGGTTAAACCAGGTGGGAATGGCTGTTGCTTGTTTAAAGTTTCCGAGTACAAGCCCGGTTTACTGCCACAAGAACTAATTGGTTCCCTTTTCGTTAAAGACATAGATCAAAAAACTTGAGGGCAGTCACCAACGTCGTAGTTCAACCCCTATATTATAACCATTAACTATTATTTGTATAGGGGGGGAAGAAAAAAATTTTCCCCTATCTATCTGCACTATTCCTAGTATACCATATAGATTCCACTTCGTAGATAATTTTCTCTATCAACTCCCGATTTAGCTCTTCTATTAATATTGTGATATGTCCTAATTTACGTCCCAGACGGGATTCCCTTTTGCCATACCAGTGTAGATGAGAGTGGGGAATAGTTGCTAATTTTTCCCTAGTCTGGAAATACTCATTATGTGATTCTTCATACCCTAATAGGTTGACCATGACCGCAGCTGGAACGGTTAAACTTGTGTCCCCTAAATCCATTCCCACTACAGCTCTGAGCTGTTGCTCAAATTGGGATGTTTTACAAGCATCTAGGGAAAAATGCCCAGAGTTATGAGTCCTCGGTGCAATTTCGTTGATTAAAATCTTCCCCCCAGCAGTAATAAATAACTCAATCCCAAATACCCCCACTACTCCTAAACTGGTTAATATCTTGCGGGCGATCGCCACAATTTGGTCTTCCTGGTCAGGGGTAATATCCGCTGGGACAATGACCCTGCGACAAACCTGTTTTTCCTGTTGGGTTTCTACTACTGGGTAGGTCACAATCTCTCCCTTCACTGAACGAGCAGCAACAATTGCCAACTCTTTAGTAAAAGGAACAAATTCTTCAATGAGGAATTCAACAGGTTTCTTATCAACTTGATTGACTAAAGTAGAGAAACTAGCATGATTGTCTACAATAAAAGTGCCCTGACCATCATAACCATGTCTTCTAGATTTAACCACTAGGGGAAACCCCAAATATTCTATTTTTGATGCCAAATCTGGGCAATTTACCCAAGGGAAAAATTGCGGCACAGGTAAATTTAAATCTCTCAAATAGCATCTTTGATGGTATTTATCCAATAAAGGAGATAAAGCGCCTAAATGGGGACGAAAACACACACCTTGCTTCTCTAAATCAGACAAAGCATCTAAATCAACAAACTCATTTTCGAAGGTGATTAGATCCGATTTATTAGCTAATATACTCGTTGCTACCGCATCTCCAACCGATGCTAAAACCACATCCTGAGCAATAGCTACAGCTGGATCAGTTATAGCAGGAGTCTGTACTATCAATTCCAGACCTAGGGTTTTAGCTGGTTCCCCCATCATCAAAGCTAGTTGTCCACCACCAATTATACCTATGCGCTTCATCCACACCCCAAAGAATCACGAGTTTGAACATGGGTTCGAGAATTTATTCCCCTAGCACTCTTACACAAATCCCTTATTTGTCCCCTGTCTAAGATAGCTTCGCTGAAATCTGCTCCATCAATGTTGGTCTTCGCAAAGTTAGAACGCAGCAAAATTGCCTCTATAAAAATGGCATCACTTAAATCAGCATCTGTTAATTTTACCTGATCCAGCATAGCATTGGTTAAGTCCGCCCCATGTAAATTTGCTTGGGTCATCACAGAAGCACTGAAAACTGCTCCTCGCAAGTCAGCATTAGCAAAATTAGCCATCTCTAAATTAGCATTAGAGAATTCAGCAGCTTGTAAATTTTGTCCAGAAAAATTATGTCTTCCTAACTCAGCGTTGCTAAATGATAGGGGATGAGTCCAATCCACTGCTACTGCTGGCAATGTTATACACCAGAGGATGATTGTCAACGACAATAATAAACCTAGTTGCTTCATCTTTTTTCGCCCTAATAAACACCCAGTTCCCGCGAGCGTTCAGCCGCAGTTTTAACAGCTTCCATTAAAGCAGAACGAAAACCAGCCCTCTCTAATTCCCTCACCCCAGCAATGGTTGTTCCCCCTGGACTGGTTACCTGGTCTTTCAATT is a window encoding:
- a CDS encoding LmeA family phospholipid-binding protein — protein: MTKRTFQGEKSSKTRIITKILNAAIKLWLRSQLSEVSELEIKVDTDDQQLLSGRIPKVSILATKAVYQGIHITRVQLTAQEIHVNLGSVIRGQPLRLLSVVPVFGELLINEVELNSSLPSPLLSHAIKETVLKTIPELGKKYQSIFWNEIALHTQGFILQGVAQSAGKSESLGVRVKLQLVSGQEIKLTLYKDIYSPCQAAEGEIDHIEELLHLGSDVDLEELSLESGQISCRGKINVNP
- the malQ gene encoding 4-alpha-glucanotransferase, with the translated sequence MPFPRSSGILLHPSCFPSRFGIGDLGLEAYRFIDFLKESYQQYWQVLPLGPTGYGSSPYMCYSAMAGNHLLISPDKLVNEGLLCEADFADLPQFTADKVDFAQVIPQKINLLQRACDNFQRSANSHQRTAFDQFCQSKGYWLNNYALFMSIKDAQEGEGWYNWPLELAKREPEAISKIEQDLAEQIFYYKFIQYEFFRQWSELKEYANERGIGIIGDIPIYVAHDSADVWANPEFFALDTKTGAVDLMAGVPPDYFSATGQLWGNPVYNWEELEKQDFAWWVQRFEAILDYVDIIRIDHFRGFEAYWAVPQGEETAINGEWIKAPGKEFFALVKQRLGKLPILAEDLGIITPEVEALRDEFEFPGMKVLQFAFGSDPGNPFLPFNYPRNAVVYTGTHDNDTTVGWFNTANDYEKQNLLLYLGGVSSDGINWDLIRLALISVANQAIIPLQDILGLGTESRMNYPGTTEGNWEWRYEESVLSQELSNRLKTITQLCGRSPKTS
- a CDS encoding DUF2288 domain-containing protein, encoding MSDLKEKLTENLDEAEWEWLVPHAQRDAIIVVASGLDLLDVGEAIASDNTQSVGVWIDEQLISKPSPIQLGDWNGNPTKRFNALIIEPYVLIQEK
- a CDS encoding pseudouridine synthase, with amino-acid sequence METRVQKIISQWGIASRREAEEMIGQSRVRINGILARLGQKVDPRVDIISIDGKPLIQGNRPALVYLLLNKPTGVVSTCNDPQGRTTVLDLLPAKLRQGTGIHPVGRLDADSTGALILTNDGDLTFALTHPSHDIPKTYHVVVEGHPPTNVLRMWSQGVMLDGRKTRTAQVKLIEQGVTQSKLEIILQEGRNRQIRRVAQQLGYPVVHLDRRAIGTIQLQNSQGKFIDTGKYRHLITSEIILLQHLIHRIRN
- the rsmH gene encoding 16S rRNA (cytosine(1402)-N(4))-methyltransferase RsmH gives rise to the protein MVINNPPLTPLNQFAFSHIPVLGEELIRGLTIQAGGNYLDLTVGGGGHSRLILQAADNTKVMAVDQDLDALKAAKINLSEFGDRVDFLHTNFANFPFPPNTYDGILADLGVSSYHLDNPVRGFSFRNTANLDMRMNQQQSLTAADIVNGWDEQELTHIFFHYGEERLSRKIARRIIENRPFSTTTELAESISSCVPPKYRYGRIHPATRVFQALRLAVNDELQVLETLLHKAPPSLVPGGKIALISFHSLEDRIVKHGLRNSDLLTVMTKKPITATESEIQHNPRSRSAKLRIAQKVAF
- a CDS encoding 5-(carboxyamino)imidazole ribonucleotide synthase is translated as MKRIGIIGGGQLALMMGEPAKTLGLELIVQTPAITDPAVAIAQDVVLASVGDAVATSILANKSDLITFENEFVDLDALSDLEKQGVCFRPHLGALSPLLDKYHQRCYLRDLNLPVPQFFPWVNCPDLASKIEYLGFPLVVKSRRHGYDGQGTFIVDNHASFSTLVNQVDKKPVEFLIEEFVPFTKELAIVAARSVKGEIVTYPVVETQQEKQVCRRVIVPADITPDQEDQIVAIARKILTSLGVVGVFGIELFITAGGKILINEIAPRTHNSGHFSLDACKTSQFEQQLRAVVGMDLGDTSLTVPAAVMVNLLGYEESHNEYFQTREKLATIPHSHLHWYGKRESRLGRKLGHITILIEELNRELIEKIIYEVESIWYTRNSADR
- a CDS encoding lysophospholipid acyltransferase family protein; amino-acid sequence: MTREREPLISLALYHAFKWSVVSPMLHAYFGGKIYGVENVPQTGGLVIVSNHASYFDPPIVSNCVCRPVAYMAKEELFKIPVLAQAIKLYGAYPVSRGTADRGAIRYALEYLENDWAVGVFLEGTRTSDGRIHDPKRGAALLAAKAKVPLLPVSLWGSEKIVQPGTPIPRKVPLTIRIGKLIATPSSTSKEELEAVTRQCAEAINRLHDLGR
- the sipA gene encoding regulatory protein SipA, with product MSREFFIGSRVRLVTLPPYIKTADPMPMLRPPDVVSMQEEGTVIDLRPGGYWVVHFSQGTFLVEGQYMERADY
- a CDS encoding pentapeptide repeat-containing protein, producing the protein MKQLGLLLSLTIILWCITLPAVAVDWTHPLSFSNAELGRHNFSGQNLQAAEFSNANLEMANFANADLRGAVFSASVMTQANLHGADLTNAMLDQVKLTDADLSDAIFIEAILLRSNFAKTNIDGADFSEAILDRGQIRDLCKSARGINSRTHVQTRDSLGCG
- a CDS encoding helix-turn-helix domain-containing protein encodes the protein MLKITKWLRLPKRADKPKNLSIEEQQLQKLLELGSQLAALRQEKGLSINEVVLTTRIPGRLLTAIEAGDLSSLPEPVYIQGLIRQFANALSLNGVELASSFPTGSPKLVFKPRYGYRNRVFLELRPFHLYLLYIFVIVCSVTGLSQSLTQNIEAKGNDNEPRLQASTDMSDKKSPTKMVTVRPMVTLVSDRTDAKNNLVQVRIFVNSQAWIRVVSDSKTKFEGVLTKGSQRDWEATGELIVKTNNAGGVVMKVNQEEPKQMGKPGRSGEIRIASKNLQF